Proteins encoded together in one Miscanthus floridulus cultivar M001 chromosome 16, ASM1932011v1, whole genome shotgun sequence window:
- the LOC136514010 gene encoding protein Ycf2-like gives MGNCGTKPKTSDGDDAPPPPVEPQPAAGAAAEGERKDEEVAAPEPEGTSQAVVAPQSEEATTTTVEGKEHDEAEPKGKEEEVAKEDADHGKETETPTTGEAAELPASTPASVA, from the exons ATGGGGAACTGCGGGACAAAGCCGAAGACCAGCGACGGAGACGACGCACCACCTCCGCCCGTCGAGCCGCAGCCAGCGGCGGGGGCGGCCGCGGAGGGGGAGCGCAAAGACGAGGAGGTCGCGGCGCCGGAACCGGAAGGGACGAGCCAGGCCGTTGTGGCGCCACAAAGTGAG GAAGCTACGACCACGACAGTCGAAGGAAAAGAGCATGATGAAGCTGAACCAAAGGGAAAGGAGGAGGAGGTTGCCAAGGAAGACGCTGATCACGGCAAGGAGACGGAAACTCCGACGACGGGGGAGGCCGCTGAGCTTCCGGCGTCAACTCCGGCCAGCGTCGCCTGA